From a region of the Myroides sp. JBRI-B21084 genome:
- a CDS encoding GNAT family N-acetyltransferase produces MDITIRQATYNDLKDLKNLAIKSWGQFQPNLTVENWQKLQNSLTDDKTYKELLDKSHSIVATNDTDEIIGMAFLVPKGNPTEIYDKEWCYIRFVTVDPNYGGQGIGRKLTNICIDKARQDNEKIIALHTSEMMDTARHIYESLGFKILKEIDQRLGKRYWLYKLDITDNNE; encoded by the coding sequence ATGGACATAACAATAAGACAAGCGACATATAACGATTTGAAAGACTTAAAAAATCTAGCTATTAAATCTTGGGGACAATTTCAACCAAATTTGACAGTTGAAAATTGGCAAAAGTTGCAAAACAGTTTGACAGACGACAAAACGTATAAAGAGCTACTTGACAAATCACACAGTATTGTCGCAACAAATGACACAGACGAAATTATAGGAATGGCATTTCTTGTTCCAAAAGGAAATCCTACTGAAATTTATGACAAAGAATGGTGCTATATAAGATTTGTAACTGTTGACCCAAACTATGGAGGACAAGGAATTGGACGAAAGCTTACAAACATATGTATTGACAAAGCAAGACAGGACAACGAAAAAATAATTGCACTTCATACTTCGGAAATGATGGATACTGCAAGACATATTTATGAGAGTTTGGGTTTTAAGATTTTAAAAGAAATTGACCAACGACTTGGAAAACGATATTGGTTGTACAAACTTGACATTACTGACAATAATGAATAG
- a CDS encoding bestrophin family protein, with translation MLINLLTNKIKNTQIITTKGISILNLIKWSGKYLFWLILFNAVVAFLYYFKILNINIPWLPVSVIGTAVAFYVGFKNNNAYDRLWEARKIWGGIINESRTWGMMVDGYISNQFTEINKSDIEIHEIKKRLIHRHIAWVYTHRNQLLVPTEWERLSQTGDTQRSARYFYKNFGVGLLDDNITQDELRKFLPENEFERLINYANTATQIINEQSRDLRELRKHDLIDDFRHMELENVLRSFYTLQGQNERIKKFPLPRQYSAMSHYFVAIFILLLPFSMVPELANVAAWGIWLSVPLTALIGWVYIMMEVIGDYSENPFQGLMNDVPMMSICRTIEIDLREMLNETNLPPAIKSVNGVLN, from the coding sequence TTGCTTATAAACCTGTTAACAAACAAAATAAAAAACACACAAATAATAACAACTAAAGGTATAAGTATTTTAAATTTAATAAAATGGTCGGGGAAATATCTTTTTTGGCTTATTTTATTTAACGCAGTAGTAGCGTTTTTGTATTATTTTAAAATTTTAAACATTAACATCCCTTGGCTTCCTGTATCTGTAATTGGTACGGCAGTTGCGTTTTATGTTGGTTTTAAAAACAATAATGCCTACGACCGCTTATGGGAAGCTCGTAAAATTTGGGGAGGAATTATAAACGAAAGCAGAACTTGGGGCATGATGGTTGATGGTTATATAAGTAACCAGTTTACAGAAATAAATAAAAGCGATATAGAAATACATGAAATAAAAAAACGGCTTATTCACCGCCATATTGCTTGGGTTTACACGCACCGAAACCAATTATTGGTTCCTACAGAATGGGAACGATTAAGCCAAACGGGTGACACCCAAAGATCTGCAAGGTATTTTTACAAAAACTTTGGCGTTGGTTTGTTAGATGATAACATTACTCAAGATGAACTACGAAAGTTTTTACCAGAAAACGAGTTTGAAAGGTTAATTAATTACGCTAATACGGCTACACAAATAATTAATGAACAATCTAGAGATTTAAGAGAATTACGAAAACACGACTTAATTGACGATTTTAGACACATGGAATTAGAGAATGTTTTAAGAAGCTTTTACACGTTGCAAGGGCAGAATGAACGCATTAAAAAATTTCCGTTACCAAGGCAATATTCGGCAATGAGTCATTATTTTGTTGCTATTTTTATTTTGTTATTACCTTTTAGCATGGTTCCTGAATTAGCAAATGTTGCTGCTTGGGGCATTTGGCTTTCGGTTCCTTTAACCGCTTTAATTGGTTGGGTTTATATTATGATGGAAGTTATTGGTGATTATTCCGAAAATCCATTTCAAGGACTAATGAACGATGTTCCTATGATGTCTATTTGTCGAACTATTGAAATTGATTTACGAGAAATGTTGAACGAAACAAATCTACCACCAGCTATAAAATCAGTAAACGGGGTACTAAATTAG
- a CDS encoding DUF4240 domain-containing protein — translation MGFFDKLFGKKEQSEHISKPNSDSLKIEKTAEMLDEDLYWKIIDNSLRNSKNQDGQEKFLISEISKLTPKQMIGFRLRTDKFLYDTYNSEMWCASYLMNGGSSDDGFEYFRNWVISRGKEVYYKAKENPDTLISQKDFGEEDFYEFELFWYVALEAFEKMTGKELYDYIDEENFTTKEGNYPQFEFTWQEENPDSMKKICPKLFEEFGNK, via the coding sequence ATGGGATTTTTTGATAAACTTTTTGGAAAAAAAGAACAGTCGGAACACATTTCAAAACCTAATTCTGACTCTTTAAAAATTGAAAAAACAGCTGAAATGCTAGATGAAGATTTATATTGGAAAATCATTGACAATTCATTAAGAAATTCAAAAAATCAAGACGGTCAAGAAAAATTTTTAATATCTGAAATTAGTAAATTAACACCAAAACAAATGATTGGTTTTCGTTTACGAACAGACAAATTTCTATATGATACTTATAATTCTGAAATGTGGTGTGCAAGTTATCTAATGAATGGAGGAAGTTCTGACGACGGATTTGAATATTTCAGAAATTGGGTAATTTCAAGAGGAAAAGAAGTCTATTATAAAGCCAAAGAAAATCCCGACACATTAATTTCTCAAAAAGATTTTGGTGAAGAAGACTTTTATGAATTTGAATTATTTTGGTATGTTGCTTTAGAAGCATTTGAGAAAATGACAGGAAAAGAACTCTATGATTATATCGATGAAGAAAATTTTACTACTAAAGAAGGAAATTATCCTCAATTTGAATTTACTTGGCAAGAGGAAAATCCGGACAGTATGAAAAAAATATGCCCAAAATTATTTGAAGAATTTGGTAATAAATAA
- a CDS encoding RelA/SpoT domain-containing protein codes for MKYSRKKITKAGNILLTSKSEEEINDALNLINDWRTNHLQPLKVMKRRLVKLLEKSKISPILISQRLKRLTSIVYKLDLNPQMGLGGMQDVGGYRAVLKDVKDLYKLKAILENTNYYNRFEKCNDYVENPKPSGYRSIHYIYKYSSKVPEYDQLKVELQIRTKLQHNWATAVETAGIITKTSLKSSQGPDEWLIFFRVVSSLFAIKENLPVLDEHKDNTMQELMVECYNLCVKLNVIDTLKALRVTTEHLEKQKFPGDYYLIHINTEKKGVTINVFSKSKYELATQKYLEIERKIDDSKSAVVLVSATSFKDLKKAYPSYFLDTSEFLNALEKINTNCIKLELIKTNG; via the coding sequence ATGAAATACTCTCGTAAAAAAATAACTAAAGCAGGAAACATATTATTAACTTCTAAATCTGAAGAAGAAATTAATGATGCGTTAAATCTAATAAATGATTGGAGAACTAATCATTTACAACCGCTTAAGGTAATGAAGAGAAGATTAGTGAAATTACTAGAAAAAAGTAAAATATCACCAATTCTTATTTCTCAAAGATTAAAACGTCTAACATCTATAGTGTATAAATTAGATTTAAACCCTCAAATGGGCTTAGGTGGTATGCAAGATGTGGGTGGTTATCGAGCAGTTTTAAAAGATGTAAAAGATTTATATAAGCTTAAAGCTATTTTGGAAAATACAAATTATTATAATCGATTTGAAAAATGTAATGATTATGTAGAAAATCCAAAACCATCTGGATATAGAAGTATTCATTACATATATAAATATTCTTCCAAAGTTCCAGAATATGATCAACTAAAAGTTGAGTTACAAATAAGAACAAAACTTCAACATAATTGGGCAACTGCTGTCGAAACCGCTGGAATTATAACCAAAACCTCATTAAAGTCAAGTCAAGGTCCAGATGAATGGTTAATTTTTTTTAGAGTTGTTAGCTCATTATTTGCAATTAAAGAGAATCTACCTGTATTAGATGAGCATAAAGATAATACAATGCAAGAACTAATGGTAGAATGTTATAATTTATGTGTTAAATTAAATGTGATTGATACATTAAAAGCATTAAGAGTAACAACTGAGCATCTTGAAAAACAAAAATTTCCAGGTGATTATTATCTAATACATATTAATACTGAAAAAAAAGGAGTAACAATCAACGTATTCAGTAAATCCAAATATGAATTAGCAACACAAAAATATTTAGAAATAGAAAGAAAAATTGATGACTCAAAAAGTGCAGTTGTTTTAGTGTCTGCAACATCTTTTAAGGATTTGAAAAAAGCTTATCCAAGTTATTTCTTAGATACTTCTGAATTCTTAAATGCTTTAGAGAAAATTAATACTAATTGTATAAAACTAGAACTAATAAAAACGAACGGCTAA
- a CDS encoding DUF6794 domain-containing protein, with translation MLGESYNENEILHPYQTIENKWAREDSVRFTTDSLRGVYIPKDLEDCFKQIDGFWDDSTKVKVKQWTEDEFSGRAHHGFGMWMRNNWQLWGGSRLSKYFNDLGIYHPDDMSGIILYSYHRYLTGKDIKLEEQIKFYQDYWKKSNEQNKKK, from the coding sequence TTGCTTGGAGAGAGCTATAATGAAAATGAAATACTTCATCCATATCAAACCATAGAAAATAAGTGGGCAAGAGAAGATAGTGTTCGCTTCACAACCGACAGTTTGCGTGGAGTTTATATTCCTAAAGACCTTGAAGATTGTTTTAAACAAATTGACGGTTTTTGGGACGACTCAACAAAAGTTAAAGTTAAACAGTGGACAGAAGACGAGTTTAGCGGTAGAGCACATCACGGCTTTGGAATGTGGATGAGAAATAATTGGCAACTTTGGGGCGGCTCAAGATTGTCCAAATATTTCAATGACTTAGGAATTTATCACCCAGACGATATGTCGGGAATTATTCTTTACAGCTATCATCGTTATTTGACAGGTAAGGACATAAAACTTGAAGAGCAAATCAAATTCTATCAAGACTATTGGAAAAAATCTAATGAACAGAACAAGAAGAAATAA
- a CDS encoding transglutaminase-like domain-containing protein: MSSYLKETPLLNYSNTLIQKLVEKQNWRQLNDVDKVKFIYNFVRDEIKFGYNTSDAIPASKVLEDGYGQCNTKSTLLMALLRATGIENRIHGFTIDKALQKGALSGIWYKLSPKNILHSWVEVKINDKWYNLEGVILDKDYLSALQDKFSDCQTTFCGYGVYTDNFDKPNIDWNLNNTYIQDKGINQDFGVFNTPDEFYKKHQQKLNLFKQWIFKNIVRHQMNKNVNQIRKK, encoded by the coding sequence ATGAGCAGTTACTTAAAAGAAACGCCACTTTTAAACTATTCAAATACGTTAATACAAAAGTTGGTAGAAAAACAAAATTGGAGGCAATTAAACGATGTTGATAAAGTTAAATTTATTTACAACTTTGTTAGAGACGAAATTAAATTTGGCTATAACACAAGTGATGCTATTCCTGCTTCAAAAGTTTTAGAAGATGGGTATGGTCAATGCAATACTAAGTCAACATTATTAATGGCTTTGTTAAGAGCAACCGGTATAGAAAATAGAATACACGGCTTTACCATTGATAAAGCGTTGCAAAAAGGTGCTTTAAGCGGTATTTGGTATAAACTATCTCCTAAGAATATTCTTCATAGTTGGGTAGAAGTAAAAATAAATGATAAGTGGTATAATTTAGAAGGCGTTATACTTGATAAAGATTATTTATCTGCTTTACAAGATAAATTTTCTGATTGCCAAACTACTTTTTGCGGTTACGGAGTTTATACAGACAATTTTGATAAACCTAATATCGATTGGAACTTAAACAATACATACATTCAAGATAAAGGTATTAACCAAGATTTTGGAGTTTTTAATACCCCCGATGAATTTTATAAAAAACATCAACAAAAGTTGAATTTGTTTAAACAATGGATTTTTAAAAACATTGTACGTCATCAAATGAATAAAAATGTAAACCAAATAAGAAAAAAATAG
- a CDS encoding DUF1648 domain-containing protein: protein MESRPKLKIKNTPTDNLVEAIGWFTLIALWFITLTNYANLPQTIPTHYNAAGVADGYGSKTSIFGLPIIATLLFVVLTILNKFPHAFNYLTPITNQNALEQYTNATKLIRYLKLGVVFIFFIIDYKTIQHATGETIGLGSWFLPVSLAIVFIPLLYFIFKSIKTPKK, encoded by the coding sequence ATGGAATCAAGACCAAAACTAAAAATTAAAAACACACCTACCGATAATCTTGTTGAAGCCATAGGTTGGTTTACCTTAATAGCCCTTTGGTTTATTACCCTAACAAATTATGCAAATTTACCGCAAACCATACCAACGCATTACAATGCAGCAGGTGTAGCCGATGGTTATGGCTCTAAAACATCTATTTTTGGATTGCCTATTATAGCAACATTGCTTTTTGTAGTATTAACTATACTTAATAAATTTCCGCATGCTTTTAATTACTTAACACCCATTACAAACCAAAACGCATTAGAACAATATACCAATGCAACCAAACTTATCCGGTATTTAAAATTAGGTGTGGTATTTATATTTTTTATAATCGATTATAAAACCATACAACATGCAACTGGCGAAACTATAGGCTTAGGTAGTTGGTTTTTACCTGTTTCGTTAGCAATTGTTTTTATTCCTTTGCTGTACTTCATTTTTAAATCAATTAAAACACCCAAAAAATAA
- a CDS encoding archaemetzincin, translating into MTNPDEVNKTENKITVDTVGYSLKPIDDLHERLTMKDYDKNLTDYINSNPNKVDSNRKVVYILPFGNMKPEVEKIIKEEVEYLKAFLQLEVKVLDRVSYDSIKKISSIQTRMVPSSDFDYYSKMKGGTPTLTEQIHASSFIEALMKNNKPKDAVAVLGITEHDIYNPKYNYLFGLSELKDGVGLVSTFRLIDYGQETKYNIRKAVSKQIVNMFSISNVKDYKCVLNFHKSIEELYQGKFDLSPRALEKLKYAIEFDYSKRFKDLEQFWKKEKNIEEEKYYKECTIRLNKASH; encoded by the coding sequence ATGACAAATCCTGACGAAGTGAATAAAACTGAAAATAAAATTACAGTTGACACAGTAGGATATTCATTAAAACCAATTGACGACCTGCACGAAAGGTTAACAATGAAAGACTATGATAAAAATTTAACTGACTATATAAACTCAAATCCGAATAAAGTTGACTCTAACCGAAAAGTAGTTTATATTCTTCCATTTGGAAATATGAAACCAGAAGTTGAAAAGATTATAAAGGAAGAAGTTGAATATTTAAAAGCGTTTCTTCAGTTAGAAGTTAAAGTTTTAGATAGAGTATCTTATGATAGTATTAAGAAAATCAGTTCTATTCAAACACGAATGGTTCCTAGCTCTGACTTTGACTATTACTCAAAAATGAAAGGGGGAACACCGACTTTGACGGAACAAATTCATGCAAGTTCATTTATTGAAGCTCTTATGAAAAATAATAAACCTAAAGATGCAGTTGCTGTTTTAGGTATAACTGAACACGACATTTATAATCCTAAATACAATTACCTTTTTGGTCTTTCAGAATTAAAAGATGGTGTTGGTTTAGTTTCTACATTTAGACTTATTGACTATGGACAAGAGACTAAATACAACATTCGCAAAGCGGTTTCTAAACAAATTGTAAATATGTTTTCAATTTCAAATGTGAAAGACTATAAATGTGTATTGAACTTTCATAAAAGCATAGAAGAATTGTATCAAGGAAAATTTGACTTATCACCAAGAGCATTAGAGAAATTGAAATATGCAATTGAGTTTGACTATTCAAAGCGATTTAAGGATTTAGAACAATTTTGGAAGAAAGAAAAAAATATTGAAGAAGAGAAATATTATAAAGAATGTACAATAAGACTAAATAAAGCCAGCCACTAA
- a CDS encoding DUF4253 domain-containing protein: protein MKKIIFSIFCLLGLNSCNGQKNNLNDSEIKLIGELKLDKETAQEIKSLTNGNFELAKGFEDRENLYDDIPELKNYSKKLPKAIKINSKEDIATKIVKDFKQKLIEKGLIIYKSEENYNQKDDVITILKSENKYEPLYFEGTNAVNYDMNTPQLIEKLKVWDKLYGIELNGVGFDYLSGDFKKLPDDLRSFSTEMYDFCPDIVDQGVGDLDKLIEALKDSKSFFLWWD, encoded by the coding sequence ATGAAGAAAATAATATTCTCGATTTTTTGTTTGCTTGGATTAAATTCTTGTAATGGACAAAAAAATAATTTAAACGATTCTGAAATCAAACTAATTGGCGAATTAAAACTTGACAAAGAAACTGCACAAGAAATAAAAAGTCTAACGAATGGAAATTTTGAACTTGCAAAAGGATTTGAAGACCGCGAAAATTTGTATGATGATATTCCAGAACTAAAAAATTATTCAAAAAAACTACCTAAAGCTATCAAAATTAATTCAAAGGAAGATATTGCAACTAAAATTGTAAAAGACTTTAAGCAAAAACTAATCGAAAAAGGTCTAATAATTTACAAATCTGAAGAAAATTATAACCAAAAAGATGATGTAATAACTATCTTAAAATCCGAAAATAAATATGAACCACTTTATTTTGAAGGAACAAATGCAGTAAATTATGATATGAATACACCTCAATTAATAGAAAAACTTAAAGTTTGGGATAAACTTTACGGAATTGAATTAAATGGGGTTGGTTTTGATTATTTGTCAGGTGATTTTAAAAAACTTCCCGATGACTTAAGATCTTTTTCTACCGAAATGTATGACTTTTGTCCAGATATTGTTGACCAAGGAGTTGGAGATTTAGACAAACTTATTGAAGCTCTTAAAGATTCCAAATCATTTTTTCTTTGGTGGGATTAA
- a CDS encoding regulatory protein RecX, whose product MNNNALSVDQAIKKLEYYCAYQDRCYKDVISKLQSLGMYQTAINHILDHLVANNYLNEERYAKSFARGKHRIKGWGKYRIEQELKFKDISAYNIKTALKEIETDYLSNFYTLAEKKWHSISETSLNAKKQKWTSFLIRKGYETNLIYNFLKDLTS is encoded by the coding sequence ATGAATAACAATGCCCTTTCTGTAGATCAAGCCATTAAAAAATTAGAATATTACTGTGCCTACCAAGACCGTTGTTATAAAGACGTTATAAGCAAGTTGCAATCACTTGGCATGTACCAAACCGCAATTAATCATATATTAGATCACCTAGTTGCTAATAACTATTTAAACGAAGAACGTTATGCAAAAAGCTTCGCACGTGGTAAACATCGCATAAAAGGCTGGGGGAAGTATCGAATTGAACAAGAACTAAAATTTAAAGACATTTCCGCGTACAATATTAAAACAGCCTTAAAAGAAATAGAAACCGACTATTTAAGCAACTTTTACACTTTAGCCGAAAAGAAGTGGCATAGCATATCAGAAACGTCCTTAAACGCCAAAAAACAAAAATGGACAAGTTTCCTAATTCGCAAAGGCTACGAAACCAATTTAATTTATAATTTCTTAAAAGATTTAACATCTTAA
- a CDS encoding PH domain-containing protein, protein MGIFSALLGNAGAVSQDELQKKYNQLLTNEEVIEMGFKLIRDTLIFTNKRLILIDVQGLTGSKTEYTSVSYKSISRFSIESSGTFDLDAELKIWISSEQIPSIRKQFNKSVNVYDVQKVLAHHVLK, encoded by the coding sequence ATGGGAATTTTTTCAGCTTTACTTGGAAACGCAGGCGCAGTTAGCCAAGACGAATTACAAAAAAAATACAATCAATTACTTACCAACGAAGAAGTTATTGAAATGGGCTTTAAATTAATAAGAGACACCCTTATTTTTACCAACAAAAGATTAATACTTATTGATGTTCAAGGTTTAACGGGTAGTAAAACCGAATACACTTCGGTAAGTTATAAAAGTATTTCCCGCTTTAGTATTGAAAGCTCTGGAACTTTTGACCTTGACGCCGAATTAAAAATTTGGATTTCAAGCGAGCAAATTCCAAGTATTAGAAAACAATTTAACAAATCGGTAAATGTGTACGATGTACAAAAAGTTTTAGCACATCATGTTTTAAAATAA
- a CDS encoding sugar O-acetyltransferase, with product MTELEKMRNGEYYKMEDPEILKIQNRAIELCEKIDKLSFSQINEKNELLKDLFGTLGKNASIKPGFKCDIGKNIHIGDNFLTNFDVTILDIGTVTIGNNVWMGPKVGIYAVGHPMEAEGRKKYLGIGKPVNIGDNVWIGGSVVILMGVNIGDNVVIGSGAVVTKDIPDNAVVVGNPAKIVKYIEN from the coding sequence ATGACAGAATTAGAAAAAATGAGAAACGGGGAATACTATAAAATGGAAGACCCAGAAATTTTAAAAATACAGAATAGAGCTATTGAACTATGTGAAAAAATAGATAAACTTTCTTTTTCACAAATAAATGAAAAGAATGAATTGTTGAAAGACCTATTTGGAACGTTGGGTAAAAACGCGAGTATCAAACCAGGTTTTAAGTGTGATATTGGAAAAAACATACATATCGGAGATAATTTCCTCACCAATTTTGATGTTACCATCCTTGATATTGGCACAGTTACTATTGGAAACAATGTATGGATGGGACCTAAAGTTGGTATATATGCCGTTGGGCATCCAATGGAAGCGGAAGGACGAAAAAAATATTTAGGAATTGGAAAGCCTGTGAACATAGGCGATAATGTTTGGATTGGTGGAAGTGTGGTAATCTTAATGGGAGTTAATATTGGAGATAATGTAGTAATAGGTTCAGGCGCAGTTGTTACAAAAGATATTCCCGACAATGCTGTCGTTGTTGGTAATCCAGCTAAAATTGTAAAATATATAGAAAATTAA
- a CDS encoding LysR family transcriptional regulator: MELRQLKYFLKAKEFLNFTEAANNLHISQSTLSQQIKQLEDELDVLLFNRIGKRITLTEAGELFAEYALQSVNRANDGFLLLKDLNNLHTGKISIGATYGLRNLLTKALIQFAEQFPKINVQIFFGTSNELIEKLNHFQLDFVLTFNETTKEQDFKYQTLFSSPMTLVTSKKSILANKTSITLKEIAELPLAIPASGYSTIQFMNEAFRKNNLKPNIRIEINDVPTIFELVKTGNWHTFMSGASVNDKGLSTILIKGKNMSRTAMIISLKNAYEKKAVKKFYELLTEN, from the coding sequence ATGGAATTAAGACAACTTAAATACTTTCTGAAAGCAAAGGAATTTCTAAATTTTACGGAAGCGGCAAACAATTTGCACATCAGTCAAAGCACTTTGTCGCAACAAATTAAACAGTTAGAAGATGAGTTAGACGTTTTGTTATTCAATCGAATTGGCAAACGAATAACATTAACTGAAGCAGGAGAACTGTTTGCGGAATACGCTTTGCAAAGTGTAAACCGAGCCAATGACGGATTTCTTTTACTGAAAGATTTAAACAATCTCCATACAGGCAAAATTTCGATTGGTGCAACTTACGGATTGCGAAATTTACTAACGAAAGCATTGATACAATTCGCTGAACAATTTCCTAAAATCAATGTTCAGATTTTTTTCGGCACGTCCAACGAACTTATCGAAAAACTCAACCATTTTCAATTGGATTTTGTTTTGACATTTAATGAAACGACCAAAGAACAAGATTTTAAATATCAAACGCTTTTCAGTTCACCAATGACTTTGGTAACATCAAAAAAATCAATTTTAGCGAATAAAACTTCCATTACGCTGAAAGAAATTGCAGAATTGCCTTTGGCAATTCCTGCAAGCGGATACAGCACTATTCAATTTATGAACGAAGCATTTAGAAAAAACAATTTAAAACCCAATATCCGCATAGAAATAAATGACGTTCCGACAATTTTTGAATTAGTAAAAACAGGAAATTGGCATACTTTTATGAGTGGAGCAAGTGTAAACGATAAAGGTTTATCTACCATTCTGATTAAAGGAAAAAATATGAGCCGAACCGCAATGATTATTTCCCTGAAAAATGCTTATGAAAAGAAAGCCGTAAAAAAATTCTATGAGTTACTTACGGAAAATTAA
- a CDS encoding DUF4328 domain-containing protein, producing the protein MKNLKPNTQNAKYAIVLIWVMLLIEIISLISGSMQYNLLESVSNGIEITPESANANDKREQLIGFIYIIAFLISAVTFIKWFQRAYSNLHLKVDNLSSSENWPVYCWFIPILNLFRPFQIMEEMFTKTNVLLIKNNTNKNINLSKNIVKVWWGLWLLNNFIGQFFFRYSLKAETLNELTTATIIGMIANVMGIPLAIITVKMIKQYSKLEMLLPQIDNETETIENKLLID; encoded by the coding sequence ATGAAAAATCTAAAACCAAATACACAAAATGCAAAATATGCAATTGTATTAATATGGGTAATGCTTTTAATAGAAATCATTTCCCTAATATCGGGTTCTATGCAATATAATTTATTAGAATCAGTTTCAAACGGTATAGAAATAACACCTGAAAGTGCAAACGCAAACGATAAACGCGAACAATTAATTGGTTTTATATATATAATTGCCTTTTTAATTTCGGCCGTAACTTTTATAAAATGGTTTCAACGTGCATATTCAAATCTACATTTAAAAGTAGATAATTTGTCAAGTTCAGAAAATTGGCCTGTATACTGTTGGTTTATACCAATCTTAAACTTGTTCAGACCTTTTCAAATTATGGAAGAAATGTTTACCAAAACAAACGTATTACTCATAAAAAACAATACAAACAAAAACATAAATCTATCAAAAAACATTGTAAAAGTATGGTGGGGATTGTGGCTTTTAAATAACTTTATAGGGCAATTCTTTTTTAGATATTCGTTAAAAGCCGAAACATTAAACGAATTAACAACTGCAACAATTATTGGAATGATTGCAAATGTTATGGGCATTCCATTAGCAATTATCACAGTAAAAATGATTAAACAGTACTCAAAATTAGAAATGTTATTACCACAAATCGATAATGAAACTGAAACTATCGAAAATAAACTGCTCATAGATTAA